A part of Cyanobacteria bacterium FACHB-DQ100 genomic DNA contains:
- the tal gene encoding transaldolase, giving the protein MASNQILAVWDYGQSIWMDNLTRDLIQSGELRRMIEKRGIRGITTNPAIFEKAVSGSKLYDADIEVGIQAQKSVEQIYESLIFDDIRNACDILQPLYEESGGLDGYVSIEVRPTIADDTQATIEDAHRYYQEIGRANVMIKIPGTLSGFEAIERVIRDGINVNVTLLFSLKNYVDAAEAYLRGLEARVAKNQDISKIASVASFFLSRIDGRVDELLDEKLKTVGTDGAQFSAQLSAVKGKVAIANAKLAYEKYQELVNSDRWQALKAKGANVQRLLWASTGTKDPTYSDVMYVDALIGADTVNTLPPATIEACADHCDVADRLTTDLDKAHTLIENLKDPDIDINLDQVMEDVAKDGIDKFIKPYQAIMQSLEGKVKQLASV; this is encoded by the coding sequence ATGGCGAGTAATCAGATTTTGGCAGTTTGGGACTATGGACAAAGTATTTGGATGGATAATTTGACCCGTGATTTGATTCAGTCGGGTGAACTACGACGCATGATTGAAAAACGGGGTATTCGCGGTATTACGACTAATCCAGCTATCTTTGAGAAAGCAGTTTCTGGTAGTAAGCTTTACGATGCTGATATTGAAGTAGGCATTCAAGCTCAAAAGTCAGTTGAGCAGATTTATGAATCGCTAATTTTTGATGATATTCGGAATGCTTGTGATATTCTGCAACCGCTTTATGAAGAGTCAGGCGGCTTAGATGGCTATGTCAGCATCGAGGTTCGTCCGACGATCGCAGATGACACGCAAGCGACGATCGAGGATGCTCACCGCTACTATCAGGAAATCGGACGCGCAAACGTCATGATTAAGATTCCTGGAACGCTGAGCGGGTTTGAAGCGATCGAACGAGTGATCCGAGATGGCATCAATGTGAATGTCACGCTTTTATTTAGCCTGAAAAACTATGTTGATGCGGCTGAGGCTTATTTGCGTGGACTAGAAGCGCGTGTGGCGAAGAATCAGGACATCAGCAAGATTGCATCCGTTGCTAGTTTCTTCTTGAGTCGAATTGATGGCAGGGTTGATGAACTCCTTGACGAAAAGCTTAAGACGGTTGGAACAGATGGAGCGCAATTTTCAGCTCAGTTGAGTGCGGTCAAAGGGAAAGTTGCGATCGCAAATGCCAAACTTGCCTATGAGAAGTATCAAGAACTGGTGAACAGTGATCGATGGCAAGCACTCAAAGCAAAAGGCGCAAATGTTCAGCGTCTACTGTGGGCAAGCACAGGAACGAAAGACCCAACCTATAGCGATGTGATGTACGTGGATGCGCTGATCGGTGCAGATACGGTGAATACACTGCCGCCCGCAACAATCGAAGCTTGTGCAGATCATTGTGATGTTGCCGATCGCTTAACTACAGATTTAGATAAAGCACACACGCTGATCGAGAATCTGAAAGATCCAGACATCGATATCAATCTTGACCAAGTGATGGAGGATGTTGCAAAAGATGGGATTGATAAGTTCATCAAGCCGTACCAGGCAATTATGCAGTCCTTGGAAGGGAAAGTAAAACAACTTGCCTCAGTTTAA
- a CDS encoding alpha/beta hydrolase — protein MKLFSSIRHSLAGLVIGVSTLVWGHSAVAADAIVFRYGAFSETFSVQELAEFAQTGRQSSTISYYLRRTNQSPEAVRSALTREIPVRLITLDRVLNSPAGDFALDRIGRTIQTPANASNRQALRAALVLSASGDNRISLIEVFQKYPTRQLNVDGKELITTYTQISELAQRIQNLPDIFRIN, from the coding sequence ATGAAACTCTTTTCCTCAATTCGCCACAGTCTTGCAGGCTTGGTCATTGGTGTTAGCACCTTAGTTTGGGGTCATTCAGCGGTCGCAGCAGACGCAATCGTGTTTCGATATGGTGCGTTCAGTGAAACGTTTTCCGTTCAGGAACTGGCTGAGTTTGCCCAAACAGGTAGGCAGTCTTCGACCATTAGTTACTATCTACGGCGCACGAACCAAAGCCCAGAGGCAGTTAGATCCGCCCTCACCCGAGAAATTCCGGTGCGACTGATTACGCTTGATCGTGTGCTAAACAGTCCAGCAGGAGATTTTGCGCTTGATCGCATTGGTCGCACCATTCAAACACCTGCAAACGCCTCAAATCGTCAAGCCCTTCGAGCCGCGCTAGTCTTGTCTGCCAGTGGCGACAATCGAATTTCACTGATTGAAGTCTTTCAGAAGTATCCGACTCGTCAACTCAATGTGGACGGAAAAGAGTTGATTACCACTTATACTCAAATCTCTGAGCTTGCCCAACGCATTCAGAATTTGCCGGATATTTTTCGGATTAACTAA
- the ggt gene encoding gamma-glutamyltransferase, producing the protein MPPKIQGAIAAGHAKTVEAGLEMFRLGGNVFDAVVAAVMASFVAEPTLTSPAGGGFLLAHTQAGENVLFDFFTQTPRQKRPRDAVDFYPAQVRFGSVSQEFHIGLGSIAVPGTIGGLLHVHRRLGRLPLAWVAEPAIHYAKTGVEVTTFQSYCYQILAPILLNNPGSRQVFTVQGALPQPGALITMPDLAETLSYLAAEGADGFYRGEIAHQLVKDCQAQGGYLTLADLHHYQVIERQPLTTSYRGRTFLTNPPPSSGGALIAFALALLEGTDLPKLKFGSTEQVRLLARVMQLTNRARADGFDANLYQADVAKQFLASAHLATYAQQLSPHPVNKWGSTTHLSAIDSEGNAASVTTSNGEGSGYVIPGTGIMTNNMLGEADLHPHGFHSWQENVRISSMMAPTMILRQHQPEIVLGSGGSNRIRTAILQVISNLLDFNLSVEQAVNSPRIHWEDGVFNLEPTSESLVVDRSIFPFDQVLELWQQQNMFFGGVHAVTRSQSGEFAGAGDRRRDGAVGILMD; encoded by the coding sequence ATGCCCCCAAAAATTCAAGGTGCGATCGCCGCAGGACACGCCAAAACCGTCGAAGCCGGGTTAGAGATGTTTCGGCTGGGGGGCAATGTCTTTGATGCGGTTGTGGCAGCAGTCATGGCATCTTTTGTCGCTGAACCCACTTTGACTTCTCCCGCAGGCGGTGGCTTTCTGCTCGCGCATACGCAGGCTGGAGAAAACGTTCTATTTGACTTTTTCACTCAAACGCCACGCCAGAAGCGCCCGCGAGATGCAGTTGATTTTTACCCAGCGCAAGTCAGATTTGGCAGCGTTTCACAAGAGTTTCATATTGGGCTGGGTTCAATTGCCGTTCCGGGCACGATCGGCGGACTGCTGCACGTCCATCGACGACTGGGACGGTTGCCGTTAGCTTGGGTCGCTGAACCCGCCATTCACTACGCCAAAACTGGAGTTGAAGTCACTACCTTCCAGAGCTACTGTTATCAGATTTTGGCACCGATTTTGCTCAATAACCCTGGCTCACGGCAGGTCTTTACCGTGCAAGGAGCGTTACCGCAGCCCGGAGCGCTGATTACGATGCCCGATTTGGCGGAAACGCTGTCCTACCTAGCGGCAGAGGGTGCCGACGGCTTCTACAGGGGCGAGATTGCCCATCAGCTTGTGAAAGACTGTCAAGCGCAGGGGGGCTATTTAACGCTAGCTGATTTGCATCATTATCAGGTAATTGAGCGGCAGCCGCTGACAACCAGCTATCGCGGCAGAACTTTTCTCACCAATCCACCGCCCAGTTCCGGGGGAGCACTGATTGCTTTTGCGCTAGCATTGCTAGAAGGCACAGATTTGCCAAAGCTGAAATTTGGCTCGACTGAACAAGTGCGCCTGTTGGCTCGCGTTATGCAGCTAACTAACCGAGCCAGAGCCGATGGTTTTGATGCCAATCTCTATCAGGCTGACGTAGCAAAGCAATTTTTAGCGTCTGCCCATTTGGCTACCTATGCCCAGCAGTTAAGTCCTCATCCAGTCAATAAATGGGGCAGCACAACTCATCTTAGTGCCATTGACAGTGAAGGCAACGCCGCCAGCGTCACGACTTCTAACGGTGAAGGTTCGGGTTATGTGATTCCGGGGACGGGAATCATGACCAACAACATGCTGGGAGAAGCCGACCTGCATCCGCATGGCTTTCACAGCTGGCAGGAGAACGTCCGTATCTCCTCAATGATGGCTCCAACAATGATTCTGCGGCAGCATCAGCCAGAGATTGTGCTCGGTTCTGGCGGCTCTAATCGAATTCGCACGGCGATCTTGCAGGTGATTTCCAATCTGCTAGATTTCAACCTGTCGGTAGAGCAGGCAGTGAACAGTCCGCGAATCCATTGGGAAGATGGAGTATTTAACCTGGAACCAACCTCTGAGTCACTGGTGGTTGACCGCAGCATTTTTCCATTTGATCAAGTGCTAGAGCTGTGGCAGCAGCAAAATATGTTTTTTGGTGGTGTTCATGCCGTGACTCGTAGCCAAAGTGGAGAGTTTGCCGGGGCGGGTGATCGACGGCGAGACGGAGCGGTTGGGATTCTAATGGATTGA
- a CDS encoding site-2 protease family protein: MNNNIRVGSLFGIPFYVNPSWFLVLGLVTFSYGSGLAAQFPNLPSGLSWGLGLFTALLLFGSVLAHELGHSFVALKQGVGVRSITLFLFGGLASLEKESETPAEAFQVAIAGPLVSLLLAGLATLFAVGTEVSGAPAAILGVLVSVNLALALFNLIPGLPLDGGNILKALVWKVTGSPYKGMKFAGRVGQLIGWLAIASGLLPLVVFGSGLNFWNILIGWFLLQNASQAAQSGVVLDKLAGLTASDAVSASSPVVAASSTLRAFADQRILDQRVWQKFLVTNSDGQLIGTLAIDDLKAIPSELWSETLVQSLVKPLDPSLMVQSDRPLSEVVTFLEERKLTALSVIQEDNVLVGLLEKTAIVNLLQNRVQTAPA, encoded by the coding sequence ATGAATAACAACATTCGTGTCGGCAGTTTGTTTGGAATTCCTTTCTATGTCAACCCGTCCTGGTTTTTGGTGTTGGGTTTAGTCACCTTCAGCTATGGCTCAGGATTGGCAGCCCAATTCCCAAATTTACCCTCAGGGCTATCTTGGGGTTTAGGGTTGTTCACAGCGCTATTGTTATTTGGCTCTGTGCTGGCTCACGAACTCGGACACAGCTTTGTAGCGTTGAAGCAGGGCGTGGGCGTTAGATCCATTACGTTGTTCCTATTTGGGGGATTAGCAAGTTTAGAAAAAGAGTCGGAAACCCCAGCCGAGGCATTTCAGGTCGCGATCGCAGGCCCCTTAGTCAGTTTGCTCCTCGCTGGCTTAGCGACGCTTTTTGCAGTCGGTACTGAGGTATCTGGCGCACCTGCCGCAATCTTGGGCGTCTTGGTCTCGGTTAACTTAGCGTTAGCGCTCTTTAATCTCATTCCGGGTTTGCCGCTTGATGGTGGCAACATTCTGAAAGCATTGGTTTGGAAAGTGACGGGCAGCCCTTACAAAGGGATGAAGTTTGCAGGTCGGGTGGGTCAACTGATCGGTTGGCTGGCGATCGCATCAGGACTTCTGCCGCTAGTTGTCTTTGGCAGTGGGCTGAACTTCTGGAATATCCTGATTGGCTGGTTCTTACTCCAAAATGCTAGTCAAGCTGCCCAATCTGGTGTGGTCTTGGATAAATTAGCAGGGCTGACGGCATCTGATGCAGTTAGCGCAAGTAGTCCGGTTGTTGCTGCTTCGTCAACATTGCGAGCGTTTGCCGACCAGCGGATTCTGGATCAGCGGGTATGGCAGAAGTTTTTAGTCACGAATTCTGATGGGCAACTCATTGGTACTCTTGCCATCGACGATTTGAAAGCAATTCCGAGTGAGCTCTGGTCTGAAACCTTGGTTCAATCCCTTGTAAAACCGCTTGATCCATCCTTAATGGTGCAGAGCGATCGTCCCCTATCAGAAGTGGTGACCTTCTTGGAAGAACGTAAGTTAACGGCACTCTCTGTTATCCAAGAGGACAATGTCTTAGTGGGCTTGCTGGAAAAAACTGCGATCGTGAATCTGCTACAGAATCGCGTACAAACTGCTCCGGCTTAG
- a CDS encoding B12-binding domain-containing radical SAM protein — protein MRVLLLYPQFPQSFWSYDRFMEMAGLKAVIPPLGIITVASLLPSDWEIRFFDRNVNCETEADWEWCDLVILSAMLVQKPDFQALIRKAVRFGKKVAVGGPYPTSVPQDALDAGAHFLILDEGEMTVPQFLEAIDRGETQGIFRSLEKPDVTQSPVPRFDLLQRDAYLMMAIQFSRGCPFNCEFCDIISLYGRKPRTKEPDQALAELQTLYNLGWRGSLFIVDDNFIGNQRNVKRFLRELIPWMQQHNYPFSFITEASVNLAEDDELLQLMSEAGFFAVFLGIETPDQDSLQVTRKLQNTRNPLVEACDKINEAGLLIYAGFILGFDGERAGAGDRIQAFVEQTSIPQPMLGILQALPNTALWERLKKEQRLIEGNSHPTGDQNTLMNFIPTRPITDVAREYVEGFWTLYEPQNYLRRCLQQCLKIGSLKSRKQTMQFPLSKGLPLVAQLIWHQGICRPEIRRQFWYQLWIILLKKPQVLNMYLGLCAAGEHFWEYRALARERITQQLGYDPLQRAVASDLAPILI, from the coding sequence ATGAGAGTACTACTGCTCTATCCTCAATTTCCTCAGTCCTTCTGGTCTTACGATCGCTTCATGGAAATGGCTGGATTGAAAGCAGTGATCCCACCGCTAGGAATTATTACAGTTGCATCGTTACTGCCATCCGATTGGGAAATTCGGTTTTTCGATCGCAATGTTAACTGTGAAACCGAAGCTGATTGGGAATGGTGTGATCTCGTGATTCTTTCAGCCATGCTGGTGCAAAAGCCAGACTTTCAAGCATTGATTCGCAAAGCGGTTCGGTTCGGTAAGAAAGTAGCCGTAGGTGGACCCTATCCTACCTCTGTGCCTCAAGATGCCCTCGATGCTGGTGCCCATTTCTTGATCCTAGATGAAGGGGAGATGACGGTTCCTCAATTCCTGGAAGCGATTGATCGTGGCGAAACTCAAGGAATCTTTCGTTCCCTTGAGAAGCCGGATGTCACCCAAAGCCCTGTACCACGCTTTGATTTGCTGCAACGAGATGCCTATTTGATGATGGCAATCCAGTTTTCACGCGGATGTCCCTTCAACTGCGAATTTTGTGACATTATTTCTCTCTATGGTCGCAAACCTCGCACAAAAGAACCTGACCAAGCCTTGGCTGAGTTGCAAACCCTCTATAACCTGGGTTGGCGTGGCTCACTCTTCATTGTGGATGACAACTTTATTGGCAATCAGCGAAACGTCAAACGCTTCCTGCGGGAACTGATTCCCTGGATGCAACAGCACAACTATCCGTTCAGCTTTATTACGGAAGCCTCAGTCAATTTGGCAGAGGATGATGAATTGCTCCAATTGATGAGTGAAGCAGGCTTCTTTGCCGTTTTCCTTGGCATTGAAACTCCTGACCAAGATAGCTTACAAGTCACCCGCAAACTGCAAAACACTCGTAATCCGCTTGTGGAAGCCTGTGACAAAATTAATGAGGCAGGTTTGCTGATCTATGCAGGGTTTATTCTCGGTTTTGATGGAGAACGAGCAGGGGCGGGCGATCGCATTCAAGCATTTGTCGAACAAACCAGCATTCCTCAACCGATGTTAGGCATCCTTCAGGCTTTACCCAATACAGCCCTTTGGGAGCGGCTTAAAAAGGAGCAGCGATTAATTGAAGGCAACAGCCATCCGACAGGTGACCAGAATACTCTAATGAATTTCATTCCAACGCGCCCTATTACAGACGTTGCTAGAGAGTATGTTGAAGGATTTTGGACACTGTATGAGCCTCAGAATTATCTAAGACGCTGTTTACAGCAATGTCTCAAGATCGGTTCCTTGAAAAGCCGAAAGCAAACCATGCAATTTCCGCTGAGTAAGGGGTTGCCACTGGTTGCCCAACTAATCTGGCATCAGGGAATATGCCGACCAGAGATCCGGAGACAATTCTGGTATCAACTCTGGATTATTTTGCTCAAGAAACCGCAGGTTCTCAATATGTATTTGGGATTGTGCGCTGCTGGAGAACATTTTTGGGAGTACCGTGCGTTAGCGAGAGAGAGGATTACTCAACAGCTCGGTTATGATCCGCTTCAGAGAGCTGTAGCATCTGATCTAGCGCCAATACTCATATAG
- a CDS encoding IS6 family transposase, whose translation MTANSLFKWHHFLPEIILLNVRWYCRYSLSYRDLEEMMQERGVEVDHSTLNRWVLKFAPEIDKRIRPFLNPTNDSWRVDETYIKVRGEWKYLYRAVDSEGNTLDFMLSAKRNGKAAARFFRKVLGAKHTQTPRVISVDKNAAYPVAMNELKQDKTLKTETELRQSKYLNNVIEQDHRNIKRVVIPMLGFQSFNTARRTLRGIEAMAMMRKGQVKGISRGNSVSQAEFINKLFGVSA comes from the coding sequence ATGACGGCGAACTCTCTGTTCAAATGGCATCATTTTCTCCCAGAAATCATCTTGCTGAATGTGCGCTGGTATTGTCGTTATTCTCTGAGCTACCGAGACTTAGAGGAAATGATGCAAGAGCGCGGCGTCGAGGTGGATCATTCGACCCTCAATCGCTGGGTACTGAAATTCGCGCCAGAAATAGACAAACGCATCCGTCCATTCTTGAACCCCACGAATGATTCCTGGAGGGTTGACGAAACGTACATCAAAGTCCGAGGGGAGTGGAAATACCTGTACCGTGCCGTGGATTCTGAGGGCAACACGTTGGACTTTATGCTGAGTGCGAAGCGGAATGGGAAGGCGGCGGCACGCTTTTTTCGCAAAGTGCTGGGAGCAAAGCATACTCAAACTCCCCGAGTGATTAGTGTGGATAAAAATGCTGCGTATCCCGTGGCGATGAATGAATTAAAGCAAGACAAGACATTGAAAACTGAGACCGAATTACGGCAAAGCAAGTATTTGAACAACGTCATTGAGCAAGACCACCGCAACATCAAACGGGTTGTCATACCGATGCTGGGATTTCAGTCGTTCAACACAGCAAGGAGAACGCTACGAGGAATCGAGGCAATGGCGATGATGCGCAAAGGGCAAGTGAAAGGGATCAGTCGAGGGAATAGTGTGTCTCAAGCCGAGTTTATCAACAAACTCTTCGGAGTGAGTGCTTAA
- a CDS encoding FAD-binding oxidoreductase, which translates to MAELTGKVIYAGEVGYADARLNFNTRFAASPLAIVFCQSVQDVVNAVNWAQMSGVPVRVRGGRHSYEAFSVADDALIIDLNDMEQIRFDRTTGQVTIQAGAELVPIYETLAAEGVTIPGGSCATVGITGLTLGGGYGLLARWKGLTCDSLQSVEMVTAVGKLIVASATQNSDLFWALRGGGGGNFGIVTALKFQTHAIDKVTVYQLKWDASEIERVIQQWQAFAPESDDRHTSILKLTPGSSVYVVGQFVGTEAELRNVLAPLFSIAPKESSFETLPYLGAIYAFAGLKPDYPKRLAHWHGSQTKFKNASDYVARPLDAKGIATIVQFLRQAPSQNVVLQFDSYGGAIAKIPSGATAFFHRQVKWNIQYQAYWTKTQEQAAHINWVQNFRSAMQPYVTGGCYVNYCDRSIKNWQTAYYGSNWQRLKQVKQQYDPGNFFSFEQSISAYPGDRGLA; encoded by the coding sequence ATGGCTGAACTCACTGGAAAAGTCATTTACGCAGGCGAAGTAGGGTATGCAGATGCGCGTCTGAACTTCAATACGCGATTTGCTGCCTCGCCACTGGCGATCGTCTTCTGTCAGTCTGTGCAAGATGTCGTCAACGCTGTAAATTGGGCGCAGATGAGCGGAGTTCCAGTACGAGTTCGGGGCGGACGGCACAGTTATGAGGCGTTTTCGGTTGCAGATGATGCGCTGATTATTGATCTCAATGACATGGAGCAGATTCGATTCGATCGCACCACAGGACAAGTAACCATTCAAGCTGGCGCAGAACTCGTTCCGATTTATGAAACCCTTGCCGCAGAAGGGGTAACCATTCCAGGTGGGTCTTGTGCAACGGTGGGCATTACCGGATTGACACTAGGAGGCGGCTATGGATTACTCGCTCGCTGGAAAGGATTGACTTGTGATAGCTTGCAATCTGTGGAAATGGTAACGGCTGTGGGAAAACTCATTGTCGCCAGTGCGACTCAGAATAGCGATCTGTTCTGGGCATTGCGGGGTGGTGGAGGTGGAAATTTTGGTATTGTGACGGCACTGAAGTTCCAAACTCATGCGATCGATAAAGTCACCGTCTATCAACTCAAATGGGATGCTAGCGAGATAGAGCGAGTGATTCAACAGTGGCAAGCTTTTGCACCAGAGAGTGACGATCGCCATACGAGCATTTTGAAACTCACACCGGGAAGCTCGGTCTACGTGGTGGGGCAATTTGTGGGAACCGAAGCAGAATTACGCAATGTACTCGCGCCTTTATTCTCAATCGCACCGAAAGAAAGCTCGTTCGAGACATTGCCTTACTTGGGAGCAATTTATGCCTTTGCTGGGTTGAAGCCAGATTATCCAAAGCGCTTAGCCCATTGGCATGGTTCACAGACGAAATTCAAGAATGCTTCTGATTATGTTGCTCGTCCATTGGATGCAAAGGGCATTGCGACGATTGTTCAATTCCTTAGGCAAGCGCCGAGTCAGAATGTGGTGCTGCAATTTGATAGTTATGGTGGCGCGATCGCCAAAATTCCCTCTGGTGCCACCGCTTTCTTCCATCGCCAAGTGAAGTGGAACATTCAATATCAGGCATATTGGACAAAAACGCAGGAGCAGGCTGCTCACATTAACTGGGTGCAGAACTTCCGCTCAGCGATGCAGCCGTATGTCACCGGGGGATGCTACGTAAATTACTGCGATCGCTCGATTAAAAACTGGCAAACCGCCTACTACGGAAGTAATTGGCAACGATTGAAGCAGGTAAAACAGCAATACGATCCGGGTAACTTTTTTAGTTTTGAACAAAGTATTTCTGCTTATCCTGGCGATCGTGGACTTGCCTAA
- a CDS encoding DUF2996 domain-containing protein, translating to MSSEAITNLSKQETSETGESQPEAVEPEIDKAPQAERDESSDDAPNSPEEAPSLEEENISVARNAKDVIKENIVSTTVAQASSIPSANAPDPSAVSGDNPNALNLDESRIRTTKESIEGKPGSQAKPAKEKTAQPAQEKKSKAPGAETKPFADFVQQDYVPALQNMLDNLELPDVNITFQKQKMLLPGYTHAECSQVIGHWNRGQDQFIVYFFDDDVQGQRGFSLANAGTHSSTLEPFWIDERKVNLDVLVMGVVQRLHAEKWIGRN from the coding sequence ATGTCATCTGAAGCAATCACAAATCTCTCTAAGCAAGAAACTTCTGAAACTGGTGAATCTCAGCCTGAAGCAGTTGAGCCAGAAATAGATAAAGCCCCTCAAGCTGAGAGAGATGAATCTAGTGACGACGCTCCTAACTCTCCTGAAGAAGCACCTTCGCTCGAAGAAGAAAACATCAGTGTTGCCAGAAATGCCAAGGATGTTATCAAAGAAAATATTGTTAGTACAACGGTAGCTCAAGCTTCAAGCATTCCTTCAGCGAATGCTCCTGATCCCAGTGCAGTGAGTGGAGACAATCCCAACGCTCTAAATCTAGATGAATCTAGAATCAGAACGACTAAAGAGAGTATCGAGGGCAAGCCTGGATCTCAAGCAAAACCAGCGAAAGAGAAAACGGCACAGCCAGCACAAGAGAAGAAGTCTAAAGCGCCTGGTGCTGAGACAAAACCATTTGCAGATTTTGTGCAGCAGGACTATGTACCTGCGCTTCAAAACATGCTAGATAACCTAGAGCTTCCAGACGTGAATATCACGTTTCAGAAACAAAAAATGCTGCTTCCGGGCTATACTCACGCCGAGTGTTCACAAGTGATTGGACATTGGAATCGAGGACAAGACCAATTCATTGTTTACTTTTTTGATGACGACGTTCAGGGGCAGCGAGGGTTTTCGCTGGCTAACGCTGGAACGCATTCATCAACGCTTGAGCCATTCTGGATCGATGAACGTAAAGTAAATTTAGATGTTTTGGTAATGGGCGTGGTTCAGAGACTCCATGCTGAAAAGTGGATTGGTCGCAATTAG
- a CDS encoding HAD family hydrolase has protein sequence MTVQGVLIDIDGTLVISNDAHAHAYVEAFAEQGYEIKFEAVRPLIGMGSDQVIPRMVTELDGKEGVGKKIADRRKELIIEKFSADLAPAPGSRDLIQRMKQDGFKLVVASSATSEELSSLLKAAEVEDLLGEEPQTTSDDAEASKPEPDLVQAALSKVQLQPEQAIMLGDTPYDIQAASAAGVSVIAFRCGDFDDAQLVDAIAIYDNPADLLQHYEQSPLGRREAVQSK, from the coding sequence ATGACAGTTCAAGGTGTACTCATCGATATTGACGGCACATTGGTCATCAGTAATGATGCTCACGCTCATGCTTATGTCGAAGCGTTTGCAGAGCAGGGATACGAGATTAAATTTGAAGCAGTTCGTCCGCTGATTGGGATGGGCAGCGATCAGGTGATTCCGCGCATGGTTACAGAACTCGATGGAAAAGAAGGAGTTGGTAAAAAGATTGCCGATCGACGAAAAGAATTGATCATTGAAAAGTTCAGTGCGGATTTAGCGCCTGCTCCTGGTTCACGAGATCTGATTCAACGAATGAAGCAAGATGGCTTCAAATTAGTGGTTGCGAGTTCAGCCACAAGCGAAGAGTTATCGAGCTTACTGAAAGCTGCTGAAGTGGAAGACTTGCTTGGTGAGGAACCGCAGACAACTTCTGATGATGCCGAGGCTTCTAAACCTGAGCCAGATTTGGTACAAGCGGCGCTCAGCAAGGTGCAACTGCAACCAGAGCAAGCCATTATGCTCGGAGATACCCCTTATGATATTCAAGCTGCCTCTGCTGCTGGAGTAAGTGTGATTGCGTTTCGCTGTGGAGACTTTGATGATGCTCAGCTTGTAGATGCGATCGCAATTTACGACAACCCAGCCGATCTACTACAACACTACGAACAGTCACCACTGGGACGACGCGAAGCAGTTCAATCGAAGTAG